In the genome of Dickeya fangzhongdai, one region contains:
- a CDS encoding KTSC domain-containing protein, with protein sequence MQRKRVSSTELFAVGYDSETSTLEVELLNGSLFQYKNVARMIYEELMASNAKARYYARYIRNSFPYDKLQ encoded by the coding sequence TTGCAACGCAAACGTGTATCTTCCACCGAGCTGTTTGCCGTAGGTTACGATTCGGAAACCAGCACATTAGAAGTAGAATTACTGAACGGCAGTCTGTTTCAGTACAAAAACGTAGCACGAATGATTTATGAGGAGTTAATGGCCTCTAACGCCAAAGCGCGTTATTACGCACGTTACATCAGGAATTCCTTTCCGTATGACAAACTGCAATAA
- the fghA gene encoding S-formylglutathione hydrolase yields MTASLELLEEHRLFGGWQRRYRHASATLNCDMTFSVFYPPLAGEAPPPVLYWLSGLTCNDENFTFKSGAQRVAAELGLALVMPDTSPRGDEVADDAQYDLGKGAGFYVNATQSPWDRHFRMFDYISDELPALVRQHVSASDRVAISGHSMGGHGALMLALRHPGRFRSVSAFAPIVNPTQVPWGQKAFSAYLGDDRQQWLQYDSCHLLAHSDAPLPTLIDQGDGDSFLPVQLQPEQLEAVASARQWPLTLRIQPGYDHSYYFIASFIEDHLRFHAKHLQSN; encoded by the coding sequence ATGACTGCGTCACTGGAATTGCTGGAAGAACACCGGTTGTTCGGCGGCTGGCAGCGGCGTTACCGCCATGCCTCCGCCACGTTGAACTGCGACATGACCTTCAGCGTGTTTTATCCTCCCCTCGCCGGGGAGGCTCCGCCGCCGGTGCTGTACTGGCTGTCGGGGCTGACCTGCAACGACGAGAATTTCACCTTCAAGTCCGGCGCCCAGCGGGTGGCGGCGGAACTGGGGCTGGCGCTGGTGATGCCGGACACCAGTCCGCGCGGCGATGAGGTTGCGGACGACGCCCAGTACGATCTGGGTAAAGGCGCCGGTTTTTATGTCAACGCCACGCAATCCCCCTGGGACCGGCATTTCCGCATGTTCGACTATATCAGCGACGAACTGCCGGCGCTGGTGCGCCAGCACGTCAGCGCCAGCGATCGGGTCGCCATCAGCGGTCATTCGATGGGCGGGCACGGCGCGCTGATGCTGGCGCTGCGCCATCCGGGGCGTTTTCGTTCGGTGTCGGCCTTTGCGCCAATCGTCAACCCGACGCAGGTGCCCTGGGGGCAGAAAGCCTTCAGCGCCTATCTGGGCGACGACCGCCAGCAGTGGCTGCAGTACGACAGTTGTCATCTGCTCGCTCACAGCGACGCGCCGCTGCCGACGTTGATCGATCAGGGCGACGGCGACAGCTTCCTGCCCGTCCAGCTTCAGCCGGAGCAGTTGGAAGCCGTCGCCAGCGCACGGCAATGGCCGCTGACGCTGCGTATTCAGCCGGGTTATGACCACAGCTACTACTTCATCGCCAGCTTTATCGAAGATCATCTGCGTTTTCATGCAAAGCACTTGCAGTCGAACTGA
- a CDS encoding methyl-accepting chemotaxis protein, whose amino-acid sequence MNILRHITVRRMMLIILALFTVLWGIASIFTLNSFSSMSNLLNDNMAQKKSYSMLVKGNDQYFRAVTRMLRAVDFLQTGDADNAQKTLSSAASALKNSEEALAQFKSSEHIGVDKDVVQQMTDVWGRLLQSGVEPMLAAVKDGRMDDFRQLFRKQYPPLSVEFGGVADKYAAAIQSDDAIISASQHIAINKNVLLVALIIGVIVLFLSDRYLVNYLVTPIGQIKRHLELLTSGKLGVELDEFGRNCAGQLIPYIRAMQHSLRNTVQTIHASSSVIYTGTSEIRQGNDELSRRTDQQAAALQETAASMEELTSTVKNNADNVRQARQISEEAQQMARQGGDITDSVVTTMQSISDSSRKIADITSVINGIAFQTNILALNAAVEAARAGEQGRGFAVVAGEVRNLAQRSAQAAKEIETLIGESVSRVNTGSGLVREAGNAMEEIISSVSRVHDLMGEISAASDEQSRGIAQIGQAVTEMDGVTQQNAALVQEATTAAASLEDQAQSLAAAVAAFDLGDRQTALNAPRVAAPVLKRPVLKASLPASSSNGDWETF is encoded by the coding sequence ATGAATATTTTAAGACACATCACTGTCAGAAGGATGATGTTAATTATCCTGGCACTGTTTACCGTCCTCTGGGGAATCGCCTCCATTTTTACTCTGAACTCATTTAGCAGCATGAGCAATTTGCTGAATGACAACATGGCGCAAAAGAAGAGTTACTCGATGCTGGTCAAAGGCAACGATCAATATTTTCGTGCGGTAACCCGGATGCTGCGTGCGGTGGATTTCCTGCAGACCGGCGATGCCGATAATGCGCAGAAAACCCTGAGTTCAGCCGCCAGCGCGCTGAAAAATAGCGAAGAAGCGCTGGCGCAGTTCAAAAGCAGCGAGCATATCGGTGTGGACAAAGACGTCGTGCAGCAGATGACCGATGTCTGGGGCCGATTGCTGCAAAGCGGAGTAGAGCCGATGCTGGCGGCGGTTAAAGACGGTCGGATGGACGATTTTCGTCAGCTGTTTCGCAAACAGTATCCGCCGCTGAGCGTGGAATTCGGCGGCGTGGCGGATAAATACGCGGCGGCAATTCAATCCGACGACGCTATCATTTCGGCATCGCAACACATTGCCATCAACAAGAATGTACTGCTGGTCGCGCTGATTATTGGGGTTATCGTGCTGTTCCTGAGCGACCGCTATCTGGTCAATTATCTGGTGACGCCGATTGGTCAGATTAAACGTCATCTGGAATTGCTGACCAGCGGTAAACTCGGCGTGGAGCTGGATGAGTTTGGCCGCAACTGCGCCGGCCAGTTGATCCCCTACATCCGGGCGATGCAGCACAGCCTGCGCAATACGGTGCAGACCATCCATGCCAGTTCGTCGGTGATTTACACCGGTACCAGCGAAATCCGCCAGGGCAATGATGAACTGTCGCGCCGTACCGACCAGCAGGCGGCCGCCTTGCAGGAAACCGCCGCCAGTATGGAAGAGCTGACCTCGACGGTGAAAAACAACGCCGACAACGTACGTCAGGCGCGGCAGATTTCGGAAGAAGCGCAGCAAATGGCCCGGCAGGGGGGGGATATCACCGACAGCGTGGTGACCACCATGCAGAGCATTTCCGACAGTTCCCGCAAGATTGCCGATATTACCAGCGTGATTAACGGCATCGCGTTCCAGACCAATATCCTGGCGCTGAACGCGGCGGTGGAAGCGGCGCGGGCCGGCGAGCAGGGGCGTGGTTTCGCGGTGGTGGCCGGAGAAGTGAGAAATCTGGCGCAGCGCAGCGCGCAGGCCGCCAAAGAGATAGAGACGCTGATCGGCGAATCGGTCAGCCGGGTGAATACCGGCTCTGGACTGGTGCGGGAAGCGGGCAACGCCATGGAGGAGATTATCTCCTCGGTATCGCGGGTACATGACCTGATGGGCGAAATTTCGGCGGCGTCCGACGAACAAAGCCGGGGCATTGCGCAAATCGGTCAGGCGGTGACGGAGATGGACGGCGTGACGCAGCAGAACGCGGCGCTGGTGCAGGAAGCCACCACGGCGGCGGCGTCGCTGGAAGATCAGGCGCAGAGTCTGGCGGCAGCGGTAGCAGCGTTTGATCTTGGCGACAGACAGACCGCGCTGAACGCTCCGCGTGTTGCCGCTCCGGTGCTGAAACGGCCGGTGCTGAAAGCCTCCCTGCCGGCCAGTTCGTCCAACGGCGACTGGGAAACGTTCTGA
- a CDS encoding methyl-accepting chemotaxis protein yields MLLIILVGFTLIWGGSAITTIVSLNKIESLLDTNQTEKKNYTILSNGREAFTQSIALINRSTLFQQRGDSAQAQALLQKVQGNLDSTRTLLTTFRAASHDGINTTLAGQIADSWDNAISQALMPMLNASRAGRFDEYQHYYLDVYPALAQAFGNNVAQYGEAIQVDDSLSKANRLASISRDVLSAALIFGLLALLLCDRYLVNYLVKPVGDIKRHLTALTEGRLGADLQEFGRNCVGQLIPYIRQMQSNLRDTVSVIRDSSAALHVGASEIKSGNDELASRTEEQAAALQQTAASMEQLSATVIQNADNLKQASKLAQEATERALSGGEAGKSLESMMKGISDSSRQINDIITLINGIAFQTNILALNAAVEAARAGEAGRGFAVVAGEVRNLAQRSGQAAKDIGALIGDSVQRVEAGSIQLTQAGAAMSDIINSIMSVDALIRDIASASEEQKNGIMQVGQAVTEMDSVTQQNAALVEEAASSAASLESQARQLADAVTVFSLSEEEHRYSANGMLPSSPLALSVSPSR; encoded by the coding sequence ATGTTGTTAATCATACTCGTCGGATTCACTTTAATCTGGGGAGGCAGCGCGATTACCACTATCGTGTCATTAAATAAAATCGAGTCCTTATTGGACACCAATCAGACCGAGAAAAAAAATTACACTATTCTGTCCAACGGCCGCGAGGCCTTTACCCAGTCTATCGCGCTGATTAACCGCAGTACGCTGTTCCAGCAACGGGGGGATAGCGCTCAGGCTCAGGCGCTGCTGCAAAAAGTGCAGGGCAACCTCGACAGCACCCGAACGCTGCTGACCACCTTTCGCGCCGCCAGCCATGACGGCATCAACACCACGCTGGCGGGACAAATCGCCGACTCGTGGGATAACGCCATTTCCCAGGCGCTGATGCCGATGCTGAACGCCAGCCGCGCCGGCCGCTTCGATGAATACCAGCATTATTATCTGGACGTTTACCCCGCGCTGGCGCAGGCGTTTGGCAACAACGTGGCGCAGTACGGCGAGGCGATACAGGTCGACGATTCGTTGAGCAAAGCGAATCGTCTGGCTTCCATCAGCCGGGATGTGCTGAGCGCCGCTCTGATTTTCGGGCTGCTGGCGTTGCTTCTGTGCGATCGCTATCTGGTCAACTATCTGGTTAAACCGGTAGGGGATATCAAGCGTCATCTGACCGCCCTGACGGAGGGGCGTCTTGGCGCGGATTTGCAGGAGTTTGGCCGTAACTGCGTCGGGCAACTGATTCCCTACATCCGGCAAATGCAGAGCAATCTGCGCGATACCGTGAGCGTGATCCGCGATAGTTCGGCGGCGCTGCATGTCGGCGCGAGCGAGATTAAAAGCGGCAACGACGAGCTGGCCAGCCGGACGGAAGAACAAGCCGCGGCGCTGCAACAGACGGCCGCCAGCATGGAACAGTTGAGCGCCACGGTTATCCAGAACGCGGATAACCTTAAGCAGGCGAGCAAGCTGGCGCAGGAAGCCACCGAACGCGCGCTCAGCGGCGGCGAAGCCGGCAAATCGCTGGAATCGATGATGAAGGGGATTTCTGACAGTTCACGTCAAATCAATGACATTATCACTCTGATCAACGGCATTGCTTTCCAGACCAATATTCTGGCGCTGAACGCCGCGGTGGAAGCGGCGCGCGCGGGCGAGGCCGGGCGCGGTTTCGCCGTGGTGGCGGGCGAAGTGCGTAATCTGGCTCAGCGTAGCGGCCAGGCGGCTAAGGATATCGGTGCGTTGATCGGCGATTCCGTTCAGCGCGTCGAAGCGGGATCCATCCAATTGACGCAGGCTGGTGCGGCAATGAGCGATATTATTAACAGCATCATGAGCGTGGATGCGTTGATCCGCGATATCGCGTCGGCGTCTGAAGAGCAGAAGAATGGCATCATGCAGGTGGGTCAGGCGGTGACGGAAATGGACAGCGTGACCCAGCAGAATGCGGCGTTGGTCGAGGAAGCGGCATCATCGGCGGCATCGCTGGAATCCCAGGCCCGGCAACTGGCGGACGCCGTCACCGTATTCAGCCTGTCGGAGGAGGAGCACCGCTATTCCGCCAACGGAATGCTGCCTTCTTCACCACTGGCATTGAGCGTATCGCCGTCCCGGTAA
- a CDS encoding methyl-accepting chemotaxis protein: protein MNFLKNITVRRMMLIILALFTVVWGMASSFTLYSLGNVNGLLSDNQDQKKSYSILVRGNDQYSRAVMRMSRIPEFIQQGDMDNAQKTLSSATDALNNAKEALAQFKRSRQVGVSNEQVQQLTASWEQILSNAVEPMMSALKDGRMDEFKRIFLKQYPPMSVEFGELTEKYAAAIQSDSTIMNVGYYIEISRNVLLAALIIGITILFLSDRYLVSYLVTPIGQIKRHLELLTSGKLGVELNEFGRNCAGQLIPYIRTMQHSLRNTVQTIHASSSVIYTGTSEIRQGNDELSRRTDQQAAALQETAASMEELTSTVKNNADNVRQARQISEEAQQMARQGGEITDNVVTTMQSISDSSRRIADITNVINGIAFQTNILALNAAVEAARAGEQGRGFAVVAGEVRNLAQRSAQAAKEIETLIGESVSRVNTGSELVREAGSAMEVIISSVSRVHDLMGEISAASDEQSRGIAQIGQAVTEMDGVTQQNAALVQEATTAAASLEDQAQSLAAAVAAFDLGERQISLSASRVAAPALKRPVLASSVNARPVAASSQGDWETF from the coding sequence ATGAATTTCTTAAAGAATATTACCGTCAGACGAATGATGTTAATTATCCTGGCGCTGTTTACGGTTGTGTGGGGAATGGCGTCCTCGTTTACCCTGTATTCACTTGGCAATGTCAATGGTTTATTAAGTGACAATCAGGATCAGAAGAAAAGTTATTCCATTCTGGTTCGCGGCAACGACCAATATTCCCGTGCGGTAATGCGTATGTCGCGCATACCGGAATTTATACAGCAAGGCGATATGGATAATGCCCAGAAAACGTTGAGCTCTGCGACGGATGCGCTGAACAATGCCAAAGAGGCGTTGGCGCAGTTTAAGCGCAGCCGGCAGGTCGGCGTTAGCAATGAACAGGTTCAGCAACTGACTGCATCGTGGGAACAGATCCTCAGCAATGCGGTCGAGCCAATGATGAGCGCGCTGAAAGACGGGCGAATGGATGAATTTAAACGAATTTTCCTGAAACAATATCCGCCGATGAGCGTGGAGTTCGGTGAGTTGACAGAAAAATACGCTGCCGCTATCCAGTCCGACAGCACCATTATGAACGTGGGATATTACATCGAGATTAGCAGAAACGTATTACTGGCCGCGCTGATTATCGGTATTACCATATTGTTCCTGAGCGACCGCTATCTGGTGAGTTATCTGGTGACGCCGATTGGTCAGATTAAACGTCATCTGGAATTGCTGACCAGCGGTAAACTCGGCGTGGAACTGAATGAATTCGGCCGCAACTGCGCCGGCCAGTTGATCCCCTACATCCGGACGATGCAGCACAGCCTGCGCAATACGGTGCAGACCATCCATGCCAGCTCGTCGGTGATTTACACCGGTACCAGCGAAATCCGTCAGGGCAATGACGAGCTGTCGCGCCGTACCGACCAGCAGGCGGCCGCCTTGCAGGAAACCGCCGCCAGTATGGAAGAGCTGACCTCGACGGTGAAAAACAATGCCGACAACGTGCGTCAGGCGCGGCAGATTTCGGAAGAAGCGCAGCAGATGGCCCGGCAGGGCGGCGAGATTACCGACAACGTGGTGACCACCATGCAGAGCATTTCCGACAGTTCCCGCAGGATTGCCGATATTACCAATGTGATTAACGGTATTGCGTTCCAGACCAATATCCTGGCGCTGAACGCGGCGGTGGAAGCGGCGCGGGCCGGCGAGCAGGGGCGAGGCTTTGCGGTGGTGGCCGGAGAAGTGAGAAATCTGGCGCAACGCAGCGCGCAGGCGGCCAAAGAGATTGAAACGCTGATCGGCGAATCGGTCAGCCGGGTGAATACCGGCTCTGAACTGGTGCGCGAAGCGGGCAGCGCTATGGAAGTGATTATCTCCTCGGTATCGCGGGTGCATGACCTGATGGGCGAGATTTCGGCGGCGTCCGACGAGCAGAGCCGGGGCATTGCGCAAATCGGTCAGGCGGTAACGGAAATGGACGGCGTGACGCAGCAGAACGCGGCGTTGGTGCAGGAAGCCACCACGGCGGCGGCGTCGCTGGAAGATCAGGCGCAGAGTCTGGCGGCGGCGGTAGCGGCGTTTGACCTGGGAGAACGACAGATTTCGCTGAGCGCTTCGCGTGTGGCCGCTCCGGCGCTGAAACGGCCTGTACTGGCTTCTTCGGTGAACGCGCGGCCGGTTGCGGCTTCCTCTCAGGGGGACTGGGAAACGTTCTGA
- a CDS encoding S-(hydroxymethyl)glutathione dehydrogenase/class III alcohol dehydrogenase — translation MQMIKTRAAIAWGPNQPLSIEEVDLMPPQKGEVLVRILASGVCHTDAYTLSGKDPEGVFPAILGHEGAGIVEAVGEGVTSVAVGDHVIPLYTPECGECKFCRSGKTNLCQAIRATQGKGLMPDGTTRFFKDGKPIFHYMGTSTFAERTVVAEISLAKINKEAPLEEVCLLGCGVTTGMGAVTNTAKVKPGDTVAIFGLGGIGLSAIIGAKMAGAGRIIGIDLNTSKFDLARKLGATDLVNPKDYDKPIQEVIVDMTDGGVDFSFECIGNVNVMRSALECCHKGWGESVIIGVAGAGEEIATRPFQLVTGRVWRGSAFGGVKGRSQLPGIVQRYLDGEFQLNDFITHTMPLEQINEAFDLMHEGKSIRSVVHFN, via the coding sequence ATGCAAATGATCAAAACCCGCGCCGCCATCGCCTGGGGCCCCAACCAGCCGCTGTCCATTGAAGAAGTGGACCTGATGCCGCCGCAGAAAGGCGAAGTGCTGGTGCGCATCCTCGCCAGCGGCGTCTGCCATACCGATGCCTACACCCTGTCCGGTAAGGATCCGGAGGGCGTGTTCCCGGCGATCCTCGGCCATGAAGGCGCCGGCATCGTGGAAGCGGTAGGCGAAGGCGTGACCAGCGTGGCGGTCGGCGACCACGTCATTCCGCTGTACACCCCGGAGTGCGGCGAGTGCAAATTCTGCCGTTCTGGCAAAACCAACCTGTGTCAGGCCATCCGCGCCACCCAGGGCAAAGGTCTGATGCCGGACGGCACCACCCGTTTCTTCAAAGACGGCAAGCCGATTTTCCACTACATGGGCACCTCCACCTTTGCAGAACGCACCGTCGTGGCGGAAATCTCTCTGGCGAAAATCAATAAGGAAGCGCCGCTGGAAGAAGTGTGCCTGCTGGGTTGCGGCGTGACCACCGGCATGGGCGCCGTGACCAACACCGCCAAGGTGAAACCGGGCGACACCGTGGCGATCTTCGGTCTGGGCGGCATCGGTCTGTCCGCCATCATCGGCGCGAAAATGGCGGGCGCCGGTCGCATCATCGGTATTGACCTTAACACCAGCAAGTTCGATCTGGCCCGCAAACTGGGCGCGACCGATCTGGTCAATCCGAAAGATTACGACAAGCCGATCCAGGAAGTGATCGTCGACATGACCGACGGCGGCGTGGATTTCTCCTTCGAGTGTATCGGTAATGTCAACGTGATGCGTTCCGCGCTGGAGTGTTGCCATAAAGGTTGGGGCGAGTCGGTCATCATCGGCGTGGCTGGCGCAGGCGAAGAGATCGCCACCCGTCCGTTCCAGTTGGTGACCGGGCGCGTATGGCGCGGTTCCGCCTTCGGCGGCGTCAAAGGCCGTAGTCAGTTGCCGGGAATCGTTCAGCGCTATCTGGACGGTGAATTCCAGCTCAACGACTTCATCACCCACACCATGCCGCTTGAGCAGATCAACGAGGCATTCGATCTGATGCACGAAGGGAAATCCATTCGCTCCGTGGTTCATTTCAACTGA
- a CDS encoding LysR family transcriptional regulator, with the protein MDLTQLRMFCLVAETGSLVRAAAQLGRVPSNLTTRLRQLEQELGTDLFIRERQRVRLSPAGHNFLCYAQRILALSDEALAMAHTSEPAGLFALGAVESLLITALPELLALYHRRYPQVQLALRSDTCGALLDAVNAGELATALVTGPINHDAVNSCRVFSQQLALITAAGIPPVSQAAQVRNLPLLAFASGCGYRQRLEGWFRGQGISPAAVLEMPSYSALLAGVAGGSGVAMVPLSVLEALPAGQQVQVHHLPTDIASVSTWLIWRRDAFGPNVEALKKLMIEIGA; encoded by the coding sequence ATGGACCTAACCCAACTGCGTATGTTCTGTCTGGTGGCGGAAACCGGCTCGCTGGTGCGCGCGGCCGCACAGCTCGGCCGCGTGCCTTCCAACCTCACCACCCGGCTGCGCCAGTTGGAACAGGAACTGGGTACCGATCTGTTTATTCGTGAGCGCCAGCGCGTTCGCCTTTCACCGGCAGGCCATAATTTCCTGTGCTACGCCCAGCGTATTCTGGCGTTGAGCGATGAAGCGCTGGCGATGGCACACACCAGCGAACCCGCCGGCCTGTTCGCGCTGGGCGCAGTGGAAAGTCTGCTGATCACCGCGCTGCCCGAATTGCTGGCGCTGTACCACCGCCGCTATCCGCAGGTTCAGTTAGCGTTGCGCAGCGACACCTGCGGCGCGTTGCTGGATGCCGTGAACGCCGGCGAACTGGCTACGGCGCTGGTAACCGGGCCGATTAATCATGACGCCGTCAACAGTTGCCGGGTGTTTTCACAACAGCTGGCGCTGATTACCGCCGCCGGCATACCGCCGGTTTCTCAGGCGGCGCAGGTGCGTAATCTGCCGTTGCTGGCCTTCGCGTCCGGCTGCGGCTACCGCCAGCGGCTGGAAGGCTGGTTTCGCGGGCAGGGCATCTCGCCCGCCGCCGTGCTGGAAATGCCGTCGTATAGCGCCCTGCTGGCGGGCGTGGCCGGCGGCAGCGGCGTGGCGATGGTGCCGCTCAGCGTACTGGAAGCCCTGCCTGCCGGTCAGCAGGTTCAGGTCCATCACCTGCCTACCGACATTGCGTCGGTCAGCACCTGGCTTATCTGGCGGCGGGACGCCTTCGGTCCCAATGTCGAGGCGCTGAAAAAACTGATGATTGAAATCGGCGCCTGA
- a CDS encoding oxidoreductase, which produces MSSTDIRVQVGPANYFSFPGAIDKLNEFYPDEVLARAFWIHGERALAATHAYLPAAFSAPTARLAGFSAHCSENEIARLTAAAGDDRTVVIGVGGGAVLDTAKVVARRLGLPLVAIPTIAATCAAWTPLSVWYNEAGQALRFEIFNDANHLVLVEPRILLAAPVEYLLAGIGDTLAKWYEAVVLSPQPETLSLTVRLGLQTAQDIRDVLLNQSESALKAAHNATLNQDFLDVVDAIIAGGGMVGGLGERYTRVAAAHAVHNGLTVLPQTAHFLHGTKVAYGILVQCALLGQTDTLRQLKAAFRVFGLPVSLAELDVDISDEAALQAVIARTLQSGESIHYLPGPLDADTLLTAFRAVELANG; this is translated from the coding sequence ATGAGTAGCACTGATATTCGGGTCCAGGTGGGACCGGCCAACTATTTTTCTTTCCCAGGGGCGATCGACAAGCTGAACGAATTTTATCCGGACGAGGTGCTGGCCCGCGCGTTCTGGATACACGGCGAACGCGCGCTGGCGGCGACGCACGCTTATCTGCCGGCGGCGTTTTCTGCGCCGACGGCCCGGTTGGCCGGTTTTTCGGCACACTGCAGTGAAAATGAAATTGCGCGGTTGACGGCGGCGGCGGGCGATGACCGCACCGTGGTGATTGGCGTGGGCGGCGGCGCGGTGCTGGACACCGCCAAGGTGGTGGCGCGTCGTCTTGGCCTGCCGCTGGTGGCGATTCCGACCATTGCCGCGACCTGCGCCGCCTGGACGCCGCTCTCGGTCTGGTACAACGAGGCCGGGCAGGCGCTGCGATTCGAGATTTTCAACGATGCCAACCATCTGGTGCTGGTGGAACCGCGTATTCTGCTGGCGGCGCCGGTGGAGTACTTGCTGGCGGGGATCGGCGATACGCTGGCGAAATGGTATGAGGCGGTGGTGTTAAGCCCGCAGCCGGAAACCCTGTCGCTGACGGTGCGTCTGGGTTTGCAGACCGCGCAGGATATCCGCGATGTGCTGCTGAACCAGAGCGAATCTGCGTTGAAGGCGGCGCATAATGCCACGCTGAACCAGGATTTTCTGGATGTTGTCGACGCGATTATCGCCGGCGGCGGCATGGTGGGCGGGTTGGGCGAGCGTTACACCCGGGTGGCGGCGGCGCACGCGGTGCACAACGGTTTGACGGTACTGCCGCAGACGGCGCATTTTCTGCATGGCACCAAAGTAGCCTACGGCATTCTGGTACAGTGCGCGCTGCTGGGGCAAACCGATACGCTGCGTCAGCTGAAAGCGGCGTTCCGGGTCTTCGGGCTGCCGGTGTCGCTGGCCGAACTGGATGTGGATATTAGCGATGAAGCGGCATTGCAGGCGGTCATCGCCCGTACTTTGCAGAGTGGCGAATCCATTCATTATCTGCCCGGTCCGCTGGACGCTGACACGCTACTGACCGCGTTCCGGGCAGTGGAACTGGCGAACGGCTAA